The window CAAATCAAGTTTTTTTGTAGAGATTTCTCTTACCGGAAAACTTCAGAATTTAATAAAAGCAATTTCATCCAAAGGGCATGAAATTGCTTTTTATAATAAAGGATCCAATTCACAGGAAATTGAAAATGCCAAGAAGAATATTCAGGATCTTTTGGAAAAACAGATCAGGGGTATTCGCCAGAAAGATGTAAAAGTTTCGCAGGAAATTTTGAAGTTGATGGAGTTTAATTATGTCTCCAATATTGATAACGCCAATATTCTTTTTCCTTTCAAAAGACTCAAAAGAGATACGGTCATCACAGAAGAGGATGGCCTGAGTATTGTTCCGGAAAGTATTTCTCCGTACAGCCAGCTTCCTTATAATGATTTTGTATTTCAGATCCTGCCTATGAAGTATTACCAGAACATGGTGCTGGAAACGTTGCAGAATGAAGAGTTTGTTCTGATCTACCTGAATACATGGCAGTTTACAGATTTTAATAAATACCGGTTTGATATTCCTTTTTACCGAAGCTTGTTTTCGGGCAAAAAAATGGAGGACAAATTAGATGCCCTCCTTACTTTTCTTAATAACAGGGAAATGGCTACTTCCCGCATGAAAGATTATATTTTTTAGGTGATAGGTTGCAGATATCAGGTAATAGGTAATAGGTTTTAGGGATTAGGGATTAGGGATTAGGGATTAGGGATTAGGGATTAGGGAGTTTGAGAGTGGGAGTGTCTGAGGGATTAACGTTGTGGGTAATCAGGAACAAAAACAACCCGCAACTTGCAACAAAATAAACTCGCATCTCGAAACCCGACAAGATCAACTCACCCTCTAGCTCAACTCAAAAAGCGTAATCTCCGGCAATACACCCACTCTTCCAGGATATCCCAATACCCCAAAACCTCTGTTAACATACAGGAGCTTTCCTTCACTTTCATATAAATCGGCCCATTTAGGGTAGCGGTATTGCACCGGTGACCATTTTACATTCTTCAGATCCAGCCCGAATTGCATCCCATGGGTATGCCCGGATAGTGTTAAATGGATGTTTGCAGGGTGTTTTTT of the Chryseobacterium aureum genome contains:
- a CDS encoding polysaccharide deacetylase family protein, with the translated sequence MVLLTFNITEIEAEVKNGSQITVDERLKITEDNTRAILRILDIHDIKSSFFVEISLTGKLQNLIKAISSKGHEIAFYNKGSNSQEIENAKKNIQDLLEKQIRGIRQKDVKVSQEILKLMEFNYVSNIDNANILFPFKRLKRDTVITEEDGLSIVPESISPYSQLPYNDFVFQILPMKYYQNMVLETLQNEEFVLIYLNTWQFTDFNKYRFDIPFYRSLFSGKKMEDKLDALLTFLNNREMATSRMKDYIF